In Aythya fuligula isolate bAytFul2 chromosome 21, bAytFul2.pri, whole genome shotgun sequence, the DNA window TCacagctgccctggtgctgcagggagcagcccggggggtgcagaggggcccggcccccccccggcaccccacAGCCGGGGCTGAGCACCCCACGGCGCCCTGCCCCACGCTAGTGTCACCCCCAGTGTCCCCTCAGCCCTTGTCCCCTGGGGAATGGGGACAAAACAGGGACGAGAAGGGGGAGAGGTgggtggagggagggatggaCGGAGAGATGGAGGGATGGACAGAGGGACGGGTGGATGGGTGGGCGGATGGAGGGACGGATGGAGggacggatggatggatggatggacggacggacagatggatggaggagcagaggggaggatGGACAAACGACCGGACAACGGGGCTGAGGGACGGCAGGAGTGACCAGACGGAGggatggacggacagacggCTGGAGGGGGCTGGCCGGGAGGGGGCCCGCGGgaggggggcggccgggggcccGATGGCCAGGCCGCAGCCCCGGGCACCGGAGCGGCACCGACACCGGGGGGGAGGCACCGGGGGGGACCCGGGCACAGCCCCGAGCCCGCAGCGAAGCCGCCTCAGCGCCGCGGCCCCTTTAAGCGCCTCCCCCTCCGACCCCCCCGCGGGCGGGAGGTGGTGCGGGCCGCTGGGCGGGGGACAATGGGGCGGGGGCGGCACCACTGTggctgcgggggggggaggcaggaagTGCCGCGCGGCCCcgcctgctcctcctcctcctcctcctcctcctcctcctcctcctcctcctcctcctcgcccacCCCCTGCCCGTCGCGGCGGGGAGCGCTGCGAGGTGGCCGCGGGCTCGCTggcaccgggggcaccgggcaccggcaccgcctGCGGCTGGGTGAGGGCAGCGGGCGCCGCCGGCTCGGAGTAGGCGGGGGGCGGCCTCGAACCCGGGACCTGCGGGTGGGGcgcggagccggggccgggaTTCGAACCTGGGTCCTTTCGGGGCGGCCTCGGCCCGGGGCTCCCCCACTGCGGCCccgcgggcagccccggccccgccgacCCCCGGCTCCCCCGTGCCCGCCGCACCCCAAGCCCCCCTCCCCGGTTCTCCCTTTCGCAGCCCACCACTGGTTCcccccactgcagccccactCGCAGCCCACCCCCCAGTTTCCCCCACCGCAGCCCCAtttgcagccctcctccccAGTTTCCccccgctgcagcccccacGGGTGCTCTCAGCCCCGGGTCCCCCCCCGGGCGGCCTCACCCCCCGCCCGGCCATGGCTTGCAGCCTGAAGGACGAGCTGCTGTGCTCCATCTGCCTGAGCATCTACCAGGACCCGGTGAGCTTCGGCTGCGAGCACTACTTCTGCCGGCGGTGCATCACCGAGCACTGGGTGCGCCAGGAGCCCCAGGGCGCCCGCGACTGCCCCGAGTGCCGGCGCACCTTCGCCGAGCCCACCCTGGCGCCCAGCCTCAAGCTGGCCAACATCGTGGAGCGCTACAGCGCCTTCCCTCTGGACGCCATCCTGGGGGCCCAGcgcagccccttcccctgcaaGGACCACGAGAAGGTCAAGCTCTTCTGCCTCACCGACCGCGCCGTCGTCTGCTTCTTCTGCGACGAGCCTGCCGTGCACGAGCAGCACCAGGTCACCAACGTGGACGATGCCTTCGAGGAACTGcaggtgggtgggtgggtgtcCGGCCCTACCCGGCCAGGGGTCCGGGTGCTGTCCCTCTTGTCCCCCCTGCCCAACTGCGCTGAGCTGCCCTACCAAcatctgtccgtctgtctgtccctgTGCCTCGGGGCAGTGTGTCCCTGTCTGCCTGCCCACGTGCACCTTAGCTGGAGCTCTCTCTGTTCGCATGTGGGTctggggagctgctccccaTAAAATTCCCCTTTCTGTCCATGCATTCAGCATGTCTCTACCCcggtgctgctgtgcaggtgcTGGCACCCAACGGGCACAGTCCTTCCTCCGTCCCCAAACCCACAGGGCTGCCGTTTCGAGGGAGCTTTGTGCCCGTGCCTGCGGGGAGGCAGCCGGGCGCTGACCTTCACAGGCACCGACTCATCCCCTTGCTGCCGTCAGCGCCCGGTGATGCCCCGGTAAACATTTGTGGGGCCACCCTGTGGTCCcgagggggctggggggttcCCAGCACCTCtggcagctggcagtgctggtgaAGCTCAGCCTGGGGCTTCAGGAGCTCGGGACCTGCAAGAAGCTTTGCTTTTCCCCTAAATCCCGTGGgttgtctttgtctttgtcttttcttaaCGCTGCCAGGTCCCCCAGCTCACAGCCCCACCATGCATGGGTGCAAGcagcccccctcctgcccccctggTTGCAGTGGGGAACTGGGCAGACTGGTCAGACTGGGCTGCAAGCTGGGTCTGAGTGCCTGCCTGTGTTGCAGCGGGAGCTgaaggagcagctccagggccTGCAGGAGAGCGAGCGAGGCCACACCGAGGCCCTGCACCTCCTCAAGCGGCAGCTGGCAGAGACCAAGGTAGGAGTGGGGATGCACTCAGTGTCCCCAGGGGTCCTGAGGCAGGACTCTGTTACCCCTCCAGCCCTTTATTGTGGGCGGAATCGCTTTAAATCTgttcccctgccctgtccctgctgtgcaCTGGGgctttgcagctgctggggtgGTCGtaccccccagcacagccccgtgtCTCCGTGCTGTCCCCCTGCTCCTTGATTCCTTTGCTGGGTGGGCACAGGAGTGAGCCTCACCAGCCCAGTTCTGGGACCTCCAGCCACCCTACAGACACACCAAGACCCAAATCTTGCTGACTGTGCCCTATTTCCCTTCCCTGGCCATGCGTAGCCCTGTGGCAGGCTGGCCCCTGCGCCTTGTCGCTTATTTCCCCATTTCATTTAGCACCTTCCTCTTTCTGCTTGCTTGGGCATTATTTGCGGAGGGGCCTGCTGTTCACACTGGgctcccttctccctcagctTCATGTCCACTCCCCGTTACCAGCTGTGGGGCAGAGGGTGGGTTATCTGGACTCCACCGCGTACCCGCTCAGGTGCTCAAAAACACACCTGGGGCATCCCCAGCAGTGTTTGCAGTGGGTCAGTGTTGGCCTGGACAGGCAGGGGGCTACAGACCCCACCACGCTGGGGCTTTCTGTGGGGCTCATGCCCACCCATACCCCCCAGTCATCGGCCAAGAGCCTGCGGGCGACCATTGGGGAGGCCTTCGAGCGGCTGCACCGGCTGCTGCGGGAGCGGCAGAAGGCGATGCTGGAGGAACTGGAGGCAGACACGGCACGGACACTGACCGACATCGAGCAGAAGATCCAGCGCTACAGCCAGCAGCTGCGCAAggtgcaggagggcagccagaTCCTGCAGGAGCGCCTGGCCGAGGCTGACAAGCATGCCTTCCTGGCCGGCGTCGCCTCCTTGTCCGAGAGGTGGGTGTGTGGGTGGCCAGGGTCTGGGGTGCCCAGCGTGGGACCTCGCCAACCAGCGCCTCTCCTGCAGGCTCAAGGGGAAGATCCACGAGACCAACCTCACCTACGAGGACTTTCCTACCTCCAAGTACATGGGCCCGCTGCAGTACACCATCTGGAAATCTCTCTTCCAGGACATCCACCCGGGTGAGGATGGAGTGGGGGGTTACCCAGTGAGGGTGAGGACGAGCCCACAGGGACATTCCTGTCCCcagtgggagctggggggaggtgTGTGGGGGAGGACAAGCggcttctgcagagctgcttcgGCTGCCGAAAGCCACCTGCATGCCCCCAGGGTGGGTGCACAGCTGGGTGGGGGTCCCAGGGGTGCTGACAGCCGCCCCTCCCTGCAGTGCCGGCGGCGCTGACACTGGACCCTGGCACAGCCCACCAGCGCCTCATCCTCTCTGACGACTGCACCATCGTGGCTTACGGCAACCTGCACCCGCAGCCACTGCAGGACTCGCCACGGCGCTTTGATGTGGAGGTGTCGGTGCTGGGCGCAGAGGCTTTTGGCGGTGGTGTGCACTactgggaggtggtggtgtctgAGAAGACGCAGTGGATGATCGGGCTGGCGCACGAGGCCGTCACCCGCAAGGGCAGCATCCAGATCCAGCCCAGCCGGGGCTTTTACTGCATCGTCATGCACGATGGGAACCAGTACAGCGCCTGCACCGAGCCCTGGACCCGGCTCAATGTCAAAAGCAAGCTGGAGAAGGTGGGCGTCTTCCTGGACTATGACAAGGGGCTGCTCATCTTCTATAACGCCGACGACATGTCCTGGCTCTACACCTTCCGGGAGAAGTTCCCTGGCAAGCTCTGTTCCTACTTCAGTCCTGGGCAGAGCCACGCCAACGGCAAGAACGTCCAGCCCCTGCGCATCAACACCGTCCGCATCTAGTGGGGTATGCGCCCTGCTGGGACACCTGAGGATGGGCACGAGCCTGGGGCAGTGGCCGTGGGACAGGGGACGCTGCCCTGCCTGCGGGGTGCAGCAGTGCTCACTCGGGTTGCCTGGGCAAGAGAAGGCTTGCACTGCCCTGctggggccggatcctgcccgGTATCACCCACCCTCAAGCCCGAGCTGACTCTGGGCACCGGGCAGGATGCGGCCGGTGCCTCCCAGTCCTGTGCTTCCACACGTGGCTCTGCAGGTCCGTCCCTGCCCTAGCCGCTGCAATAAAAGGTGGATTTGGAGCAAAGGGGCTGGGTGGTGCAGCCCCTGTGCGGGGTGGGGGCACCCCCGGGGTGTGGGTGATGCTGTGCCGTAGTGCCCTGTGCCGTCCGTAATATGTCGTGTCCTCCTGTACCACGGTGTGCCATGGTGTGCACTGTGACATCCCGGGCTGTGCTTTGCTGTGACGTGTCGTGCCGTGCCATGCTGCACCctgtgctgttgctgctgcatcGCGTGCCCTGTGCCAGTcggtgctgtgctgggctgtgccgtgctgtgcgTACTGCACCGTGCTGTGCTGCaccgtgccgtgccatgccgtgTGTTGTGCACCGTGCCATGGCTCTGCggtgtgtgctgtgctgtgccgtgGTGTTGCTGGGCTGGGCCATGACGGCGCTGTGTGCCAGGCCGGGCCCTGCCCAGCCTCCTGGGACTGGCAGGTGCAGCCCTGGGGGCCGGGCTGGAGGGGACCAGGCTGGAGGGTTGGGGGGCACACAGTGCGTTAGGGGACAGGAGGAGCACggcggggctgtgggggggcTGTGCCGGGCAGAGGGCGCGCTGTATGGCGGGTGGGATATAGGGCTGCTTGGTGTCTGTACGGGGGAGGTGTGGAGGGGGCGTGATATGTGGGGGACGTGGTACATGGGGGGGGTGAGGTatgggggggtgggggctgGGTGTGTGAGGGGTAGGGGGTGTGATGAGGGACGCGATGTACAGGGGGTGCGATGTGAGGGGTGGGGGGTGTGATACGGGCTGTGGGGGGTGTGGTGTACGGGACATAATGCATAGAGGTGTGCTGTGGGGGCGTGATACTTGGGGGTGTGTTATGGGGGGGCACGCTGTACAGGGACGTTATGTTTCCGGGCTGTGATATATGGGGTGTGCTGTCCGGGGGCGCGATGCCGGGGCCGGGCCTGCCGGTGCCGTTCGTGGTGGCGGTGCCGTTACCGGCCgggcccgccccgctccccgcccgcccaCCAGGCGGCGCTGTCGGGCCCGGCCCGCGAGGGCGCATGCGCGCGGGGGGAGGGGCGCGGGCCGTGCGGGCGCgcgccgggcggggcggggcggggcggggcgcggccgcCATCTTGCCGCGGGCAGGGcccggccggcagcggggccgcgggggTCGGtgcgggccgggggggggggccgggccgccCCCCGAGGCCCTGCCGCAGCCATGGAGCCGAGCGGCGGGCGGAAGGAGAGGCCGAAGCCCCGGGAGCCGGCGGCCCGGCTGGAGAAGGCGAAGCAGAAGTCGgcgcagcaggagctgaagcagcGGCAGCGGGCGGAGGTgggcggggggcgccggggccgggtcccggggggctcctcccggtgcccccgcgccggggccgggcctcGCCTCACCGCCCGCCGCCTGTCCCCGCAGATCTACGCGCTGAACCGGGTGATGacggagctggagcagcagcagttcgACTCCTTCTGCAAGCAGATGCAGGCCCCCAGCGAGTGAGGGGCGGCGCCCCCGGCCCGCCGGCACCCGCCCCTTGCCACCGCGTTATTTATTACTTCGCCTCGAAGAGcaacttttccctttttttcctttttttcttaataaaagcaGTGGTTGTTCCGCACTTGTCTGGCTCCTGGTTGTGCTGAGCGGCGCTGTGGGCTCGGTGTGGGGAGGCCTCGCGGTGCTGGCAGGCTCGGTGGGAACGGCGCGGGGGCAGCGgcggccgagccccccccgggaGCACGGGGccggcccggggctgggggcagcggcCCCGagccagagcagctgcaggcgGCGGCTGCCAGCTCCGGCCGGCCTAGGCCTCGTCCCGCGGGCCCCGCACCCGCCGTGTCCCTGCCAAGCCAAGCAGCGCCTGTTTACAgcggcgcggggccgccggGGTCCCCCAGGCGCTTGTCCCGCAGTCCTGACCGGGACGGGGTCGTTTCTGTCCAGGTCCCGCTCGCAGCTGCTCGCGCTGCAGGAGCCTCCCCAGGGGCCCGAGCCGCAGATTTGCTCTGGTTTCCTCTGCTGCTCGGCGCAAGGTTTGACCTTCGCTTCCTTCCTCCACCCACACGCCCTCCGCTTTCCAGCCGCGGGCAGGCTCACACGCGGCAGTTGTTctccagcttttatttccagagaGTTCGGCCGGCAGGTTTCAAGTTCCATTTTTCCCTTCTacattcctccctccctcccacaccTCATCAAGCGAGcgcagaaaggaaaaaaagaacacgGCTGAGATATTATTTCCCTGTGGTGatgagtaaaaaataaataccgGAACACTCCCTGTGTCTCAgggctgggttttggggagAACCGGGCCCAGCTTTGTTGCACTCTGGAGATTTGATCGGTGGCTTCCTCCCAGCCCAGCGCGAGGGGACAGCCGGGCCCCACTGCCCTCTCCAGGGTTGTTTCCTCACCGTGGTTGGGATCTTGGGTGTAAACATGCCACAATTACACGCTGGCAATAAATTACTGTGTACAGTGGGAACGTGTCAGCTGTGTGAGCATCACCTTGATTCACATCTCAGCTGCCGCCCCAGGGCTATGCACCGGGGACAGCCTAGGAACCGTCTGGGGAGGGTTTTTGGGTCAAATCCCCCAGGAAAGGGGGAAAGCGGCCTCCAGAGTGGAGTTGTTCTTCTGGCTGTGGCTGCGGATTtgcccagcactgcagggacGAGGGCACGGGCAGGGCAGTTTGGAGCAGGCAGCTCTCCTGAATCTGAGAGCTTCCCTCTGCGGGAGCtcaactattttcttttctaagcaggctctgctgcagctgggaaaacACTTGAAGGGGGTGAGTGGTGGCGTTTCcctctccaggggctgcagcgtTGCGCCTGCCAGGCTGGGTTTGGCTTCCACTGCCGCCGCTTTCCCCAGGAAGAGCTAAGGAAAGTGGGGAGACGAGACACCCCGGTGCTGGCACCCGagagcaggggagaggagagcttTACTGCGTGTTCGGTGGAGCGTAAGGCCGGAGCAGTCCTCACCAGGGCGGCCGCCACTTCGCCCTTAGGCTTTGCAGCTCCAGATGGCAAAGGGGGAGAAGATGTAAGACGCCGACCAGGCGAGGTAGTAGATAGAAGTGACCGTCGTGGGcaagagcagcacagccagaaTGCCTGTGAGGGAGAACCATCAGcacccagggcagagcagcacgtTTGTGCCTTGTGCGGCAGCACTGGGTGGCAGACCTCAACCGGCCTTATTGCCCGGATCGCTGCCAGACTTCCCTGTCCTTACCTCCAGCATAGATCACCTTCTTCCAGAGCTGAGACTCCAGCACCTTGTCATGGGGGTAGAAGCCCCGGTCGACCATGAAGAGGATCATGACGATGGCAGCGACACGCAGCAGCATGACGTTGCCGCCCGTCAGCAGGAAGATGCTCACCAGCAGCGAGGAGGCGTAGGGGCAGGGCAGCCCCCGGTAGGTGAAGGGGATCTCTGTGGGGTGCAACACACTCAGCCGGGTGCCAAACAGGGCACAGCCACCCCGTGAAGTGCCACCACTCCCCAAAGCCCCCAGCTCACCGCTGGAGAAGAAGCAGAGGCGAGCGAAGACGGCCAGCACGTAGGCGATGGCCAGCAGCCCATCCAGCACACCCTGcgtctgcagcagcagtgccgtGGCCAGCCCAAAGGAGGTGAAGTCAGCGAAATCATCCATCTTGGCACCTGTGGGCAGTGAGTGTgcggctgccgggggggggacagctcctggcagccccccTTTGCACGGCCCCGGTGCCGGGGTGGTCACTCACCCAGTGCTGAGCAGGCATTGAGCTGGCGGGCGACGGCTCCGTCGGCCAAATCGAGCAGAAAGCCCCcgaggagcagccagcaggagtGCTGATAGTGCCTGGGGAAGTAGGGGGAAGGTGGTGAGTCCTGTGGCAGCACCGATTTAACTGgatttaccctttttttttggctgctccCCACCTGTTCAGGCTGCAGAGGATGGAGGAGAGCCCCATGATCAGGTTCGCCATGGAGAGCGCGTTGGCAGCATTTTTCCGGACAGACTCCAGTGCCTGCGCCCGTCCCACCTGCTTGCTCAGGAACAGCTTCTTGGTGTACTGGAAGATACCTGCAAGCCACCGAGACGCCGGTCAAGGGCTCAGCCCCTCGGTGACAGGTTTCTGGCTGGGATTTATTTAAGCACCCGAGGTAGCAGGTCGGTGCTCGGAGCCGAAGCCCCGAAGCCCCCTTCCAGCGTTGGGAAGGGGCCAGcggaggttttggggtgctccCCCCCAGCAGGAGCCTTCGCGGTGcgccttccccctcctcctcctcccggctCGGCGCGGGTCACAACCGAAGCACCGCTCCCCAAACCGTTTTTGCACAGCTTGTTTTTTTGCAAGCGCTGCAGGGGGAAGCCCCTGCCTCCATCTGCCCGCGGGAGGcgaaagaaaaaagtgaaacgataacaaaataacaaaataacaaaacaaaacaaaaccaaaaccaagacCAAACCCAAGCTTAGAATAAAAGCCAACCCCAGTGTTAAGCTCTATTGATCTTATATACCTATAGGGCTACGCTTTAGAGAAAGTGTTAAGGGTCATGTCCTACTAGTGTGTTTTGCACCCTGCCTTTGCCGTGGTCCCAAAGCCAGGCAAGCTGGTGACATCcttcatctgaaagaaaacagcatgtcAGAGCACAACAAGAGCCACAACCGCtcgcccccccgccgccgcagCCCCCGCCATCCCGCGGGGCTGAGACCGAGCCAGCTCGTGGCGGCCAGGCACGACGAGCCCCCCGGCCACCGGGCGCTGCCAcctgcagaaaggaaggaaatttcCCGTTCTCCGAGCCGGGCTGTGAGCGGGGTGAGGTGCCGCACCGCCGACCTTTGGCCACCCCACCCTGGGCCGCACTGCCGGGGTTTCAGGCTGATCTGAGTGGGCGGGGATggaaaaacaccccaaaaaaagcCGTTGAACGGTGCCCTGCAGGGGTAAATTTCACCGTCCCTCCTGCCCCATTCTTTTTTTCGTGCAAGAAACGGTGTTTTTGGGGGGACTGCAGTTGTGCATCGTGCCATCCCcccgtgctggggctgagccggTGGGTGTGGGGTCTCTCCATTCtctggggaggggagcagccttCATGGCGgcaaaaacaggcaaaaagcGGCGGTTTTGGTTCTGACCGAGGTGACAGCTTGTCCGAAGCAAAGCCCTCAGGTGGTGAATTCCTTTGCAAaccccgtcccgtccccgcactgggcaggatcaggccctggGCAGGGTTAGTGGCACCGTCGCGCTCTGCCAGCATCACAATGCCCAGGCATCACCACGGCACCCAAACTTGTCCGTTTTTGGTGttcccagccccaaaagcaAAGGGATGGGGTGAGAGGGACAGCAGGGCAAggggggagctgccccacaTCCCGCCCAGCCCCATGCTGCGGGCAGCGCTCTGCACAGCAatttctgtgaggaaaaaggGCGGATTTGGCTCTTTCCATGCGGCGTTACGGGGGCCTGCTCCAAACTGGGAGTTCTCAGCGACAAGAAGGAGGGTTTTCCAAAGGAGGCGCAGGCTCGCCTTCTTGTTTTATTCAAGCTGCctctttctgtaattttctgcCCCGATTTGAAGGGCTGAGCGAGCTGTGCCGCTGGCTGCCGGCCCGGTTTGCCGCTGCCCGCCCAGCCGAGCGCGACACCGGCCCCGCAGGAGAGCGtgaagcagctctgtgccagcaCCTTAAAGCTTTCTCTTatccccttcccccccaaacCACCCAGTGCCAGCGACCCCCGACCAGCCTCACTTGGCCGATGACCACCACGAATCCCTGTTTTGTGTTAAACCACCAAAACCAGTGATTTTTCAGGGGGAagccttgtgctgggggcaAGCGTTGTCGGGGCGTCGAGGCGGGACTTACCGGCCGGCGGTGACACCATCCACATGGCCGCAGCACCGGGGGCACCCCAgggagggaaactgaggcaggggcgGCAGGGCCGGCGCTGGCCCCGTGTGGCAGCACCGCGTTATATAGGGATCGGCTTTGCCGGGAACCGGCTGAGTCACCGGGGGGGTGGGTCCGGCCAGAGGACACGGGGGTTTTCGGAGGCGGCTGGCACCGCCGGCGAGGGAGGAGCTGCCCAGGGGCCGAGCTGGCCACGTGCCAGTGCCAGGCTCAAAGTGTCCACGCCAGCCTCAAAGGAGCCGTGCCAGGCTCACAGCGCCCGTGCCAGGACCAAAGTTCCCAAGAGAGGCTTGCAGCGCGTGTGCCAGCTTTGCACCACCCCTGCCAGGCTTGCAGCACCCATGCCAGCCTTGAAGCACCCTTGTTGGCCTTGAAGCACCCATGCCAGCCTTGAAGCACCCTCATTGGCCTTCAAGCAACCATGCCAGCCTTGAAGCACCCTTGTTGGCCTTGCAGCACCCATGCCAGCCTTGCAGCACCCATTGCAGCCTTGAAGCACCCATACCAGCCTTGAAGCACCCTCGTTGGCCTTCAAGCAACCATGCCAGCCTTGAAGCACCCTTGCTGGCCTTCAAGCAACCATGCCAGCCTTGAAGCACTCACACTTGCCTTGAAGCACCCATGCCAGGCTCAGAGCTCCTGTTCCAAGCTTGCGGCACCCATGCCAGGCTCACAGCACCCTTGTCAGGCTCACAGCACCCATGCCAGGCTTGCACCACCCGCTCCGGGCTCaacccccaccagccccacagcaccagcaccgTGGTGCAGCCCCTGTCCCGTGCCCCCTCTGCCACCCGCCGGGCCTGGCACATTGCCCCGCGTGGTGTCCCCCTGCCTCGGGGGGATTGGGGCACCATGGTGCCACCCTTCTGGTAAGGAACCACTggctcagcctgcagccagcGCCCATCCTGTCCCCACCATCCCTGGCCTCCTGAGGGCGTCACCGGTTGTGCAAGGTTGTCACGAGCCGGGGCGGCCTCAGCTGCCGGAGCAAAGGGCCCGCGCGGGGACCAAAGGTCCCCCAGGCACACTGACAAGGGCCAATAAAACCATACAGCCCCGCGGcaggacagggatggggatttTCCACCCGACTTGGGGTGGCTCCATCCTCGTGGGGACACGGGGGTCCCCGCCGGGACGGGAGGGGGGAAGCAGGGGGCCCATGCATGCCAGCCGTGGCGGGGCCGCCGTCAAAGGGCCCTTTGTTCCCGGTCACGCGCCGCGGCCGGCGGTTGCGAGGCGACGGCCGGGCCGGGAGGGCAGGAGGCGGCGAGCGAGAGCCGGGCCCAGGGCCTCCGTTGTGGCCGCACGCCAGGGACGGGGCACCCGGAGGGGCCCACCCCATGGCATCAGGGCACCTTGGGGTGCTTGTGCCCATAGTGCCTGGCTGTCTTTGAGAGCCTGTCCGTTCCCCCCCAGCTTCAGGGTGTTTCGGGGTGCCCATCACCGTGGCCTCAGGGTTCCATCAGGGAGGAGCCGATTCTCGTGGTGGCAGGACACCTCAGGGTGCTCATCCCCGTGTCACCTGGGTGTCTCTGGGTGCCCACCAGGGCACCTGGGGGGCCGGGGGATGACACATGGCATCAGGGCCCCTTAGGGGGGCCCGTCCCTGGGACATCGGGATCCTGCTGTGTACCCATCCCCGTGGCATCAGGGTGTCAGTGGGTGCCCATCGCCACGGCATCAGGGCACCTTGGGGGCCCATCACTGTGCTGTCAGGGCACCTTGGGGAGTATGGGGACAGCTTCCCCATGGCACAAGGGAGGCCTCAGAAGGGCCCATCTCCATGGCCTCAGGGTGCCTTggggaggaggatggagccCATCCTTGTGGCACTGGGGCACCTCATGGTGCTCATGGCGTCAGGGTGCCATGGGACAGAGGTCCTTGCCCTGTGGGTCTCACTGCATCTCGAGGGACCCATCAGCACAGCTTCagggcaccccggggtgcttGTCCCCATAGTGCCTGGGTATCCCCGGGCTCCCTCTGGGCCCATCCCCGTGGTGTTTGGG includes these proteins:
- the TRIM62 gene encoding E3 ubiquitin-protein ligase TRIM62, translated to MACSLKDELLCSICLSIYQDPVSFGCEHYFCRRCITEHWVRQEPQGARDCPECRRTFAEPTLAPSLKLANIVERYSAFPLDAILGAQRSPFPCKDHEKVKLFCLTDRAVVCFFCDEPAVHEQHQVTNVDDAFEELQRELKEQLQGLQESERGHTEALHLLKRQLAETKSSAKSLRATIGEAFERLHRLLRERQKAMLEELEADTARTLTDIEQKIQRYSQQLRKVQEGSQILQERLAEADKHAFLAGVASLSERLKGKIHETNLTYEDFPTSKYMGPLQYTIWKSLFQDIHPVPAALTLDPGTAHQRLILSDDCTIVAYGNLHPQPLQDSPRRFDVEVSVLGAEAFGGGVHYWEVVVSEKTQWMIGLAHEAVTRKGSIQIQPSRGFYCIVMHDGNQYSACTEPWTRLNVKSKLEKVGVFLDYDKGLLIFYNADDMSWLYTFREKFPGKLCSYFSPGQSHANGKNVQPLRINTVRI
- the SVBP gene encoding small vasohibin-binding protein gives rise to the protein MEPSGGRKERPKPREPAARLEKAKQKSAQQELKQRQRAEIYALNRVMTELEQQQFDSFCKQMQAPSE
- the TMEM269 gene encoding transmembrane protein 269 → MWMVSPPADEGCHQLAWLWDHGKGIFQYTKKLFLSKQVGRAQALESVRKNAANALSMANLIMGLSSILCSLNRHYQHSCWLLLGGFLLDLADGAVARQLNACSALGAKMDDFADFTSFGLATALLLQTQGVLDGLLAIAYVLAVFARLCFFSSEIPFTYRGLPCPYASSLLVSIFLLTGGNVMLLRVAAIVMILFMVDRGFYPHDKVLESQLWKKVIYAGGILAVLLLPTTVTSIYYLAWSASYIFSPFAIWSCKA